The genomic region GATCATCAGTTTAAATGAGAAAACGTGAGCTAGGAAAAAGTGAAAGAGaatctctgtttctttctgtaaCAACTGCCGAGTATGTGGGATGTGGTTGACTTATGTACAAACATATGAAGTTATAAAGATGCAAATATTGAGAGCTCAGCAAACTTTGCTGCATACATCAGAAAACTCTGCAGGTCCTGACATCGCATTGACACATGCACCATCCTACCCCCATACATAGTCCTACCCCCTCCAGAAATATAGTATTTAGATGATGTTGTTCTTAATACAAAGTACACAagttttgttatatttgttttttcacaaaaatctaaaatgtaatGCCTTCAATGTTGCACAATTTTTTGCCCATGGTATCGAACATGGTAAATAAACTCTTTTCAAAGAATTGTATCAGAGTTAGAAATTACAGCATCAAGACAACACTAGTATGCTTTACAGACTGTAAAGCCTTTTAAGCCATTTGTGATTGTGGGTTATATAAACACGAGGAACTTGACTTGAAAGGCAGAGCAATTAACTCAATATAAGATGTAAAACCCATCTGAGCAAAACATTTGGATTGGTAATAGTGGTGATTATGTTTGGCAGACAACAGATGTACGGGCCACGTCAGATGTTACAGGCCTGGCTCACACTTTAAACTCACTCTATCACAAACATCTGTAATGATGAGACAAACCCTCTGGTGTGCTACTCACCCTGAGCTGGTAGGACCTGAGCTCATAGATGTTTGGGCCCTCTCGGGGTACAGGCTCGTTCCAGAAGCTGAACTCCAGCAGGAGCTGGTTTCTGCGAGACATCAGCATCTTACCCCGCTCCTTCCTGTACGCTGTGAAGTCCTGCCAATGGATGACGGACACCAATCAATACACTTACGCCTACCGATAGCTGTTTCCTGTGATTAGAGCATTAAAGTGGGATGATACAAACAAAATGCATCTGAGAGGGTCTTTACCTGATTCTGCTTGagcttgttcatcacttctgtcAGAGCTGGGTATCCACCTCTGTAACGCCACAAATGAActgagaagaaagagagaaatatatCATAGATTTAAAATCACAACTATAGACTGATCAATAATTTAAAGCAGGAtcataaaaatatgatttaaaaaaatcattccACCCGTCTCAAGCCTTATGACCTTTgatataatatttttttgtgaGAGGGTTGGACGTCttgaaaatgttgtatttttccaATATATTTAACAAGTGAATAAACTACATCCTGATATTTGAAGATCATGAGCTGGTAGGACAGCACGCGATACACAAGAATTGTTTACTAGTCTATACAACTTGTATTAGGGAAATAGTGACATTGAATGATCTTCCCTGGATATCTGACTTAGAGATAAGTCTCTTCGGTCAAGTACTATCAAGCCACTGGTTCAGTTTCACGTTGTATTGCTGGACAAATATTACAGGACTACATGTAGTTGACGCGATACATGTTTAGTCTGCCATAGACAAACTGGATGGCTATCACTGatcaatttcaaaataattgttgttttttttggtataAAGGTTGTTCTGCTATACTTGCATCAGTGTGGACAAGCAGTATAACAAGCCTGAGGACCAGATAGGCCTTTATGTCACActgcagatgtttgttttatgtttatattagtAATCCTACCAGCCTGGTCTTGTTCTCCATACCAGGTATTCCAGGTGCCCACCAGCTCACAGGGGTAGTACTTATCAGCATGGATGGAGGGCAAAACATCCTCACTGtgatgaatgagacacaccaagATCAACCAAATAAACTGAAATCACTGGTGGATATTAGAGCATTCAATgcaaaattagcttttaaacaaaaaaagcccAAATAAGAATCACATGTTTGCCCAGTCACGTGTCCCCCTTCTAATGTCACAAGTCCCAAATTAGCTCCTAACTACAAGCTGGCCTTCAGTCATCTTAGGTATGAGCGAAGTTGGTGTGCGACGGTCTGAAGCTGTGCCAGGTCGTCAATCACCTCACAGGAATAGACTACTCAACAACAGCGTCGTAGGGTGTCCAGGCCTCATACTACTACTTCTGCTTCAGTCAAAGTTTATAACAGCTTGCATGTTAGAtaataaagtgtaaaaacacTCACCAGAGTTTGTTGTATGCATCCAAGCATTCTGGCTTGACATTGTGGACTGAGAAAAAGGGAGAATCACACTTACAAACAACCTCATTTTATCTCAGGATAAATAGTTTGATTTTGGATTATGTTTATGGTAAACTCACACTGAATTTTGTACAGGTTGCTCTCCTCATTTTTGGTCAGTAGGTTGGAGTGTGCATCTTTCCTGGGATCAACTTTCCTCACAAACAGCGACTTAAACCAGCTGTCttctctgtttctgctgcttgaTGTCGCAAGCCCCCTGCAAACACAGATGAGTCACGATGAACAAATGACAAGCATAAATCTACACAGACTAGGCTTCCTCATCTCCCTGTATTGGTGCCTGCTCGGATTTACACTCATACTGATTTATTATCCTAATATGCCGCCACATGCTTTCACTGACAGGAAATGTAACAACATTTAATTTCAGGTTTACAGCTGTTGTTGTAACATTAGTGTTTTACACAACTTCAGACAAAATGCATTCTGGGCTTTTCATGTCAGCAACGCCAAATGTCACGTGACGTGATGCACTGCAATACAGAAGGTCACTTTTGTCAGGTAGAAGCACTTGCATCAAATTtgacaatattgaccttgagcATTTGCGATGCTAAATAACAAAAGATGAGAGAAACTTGTATTgtttccacctccacctgcacatACACGCCGCTTTAATCGTAAACACCCCAGAATGAGCATTTTAAAAGGGGTAGTTTTCCTGTAAGTTCAGGCTGAAGGCCACTGAGGAGGACTGGCTAGCACCTAACGGGCTAGCTTGCCACAGCTCATCGTCGCCCCTGCAGACACTTCCTGAAATggatataaacaaaaaacacagcaaactaCAAACACCGCAGACACGACAGCTATACGTGGACACTGATGACTCTCCTACCTGGTCAACACGACGAGCTGTCCGGCGGACTGGGCCGTGCTTTTAGCCCGACCCAGGCTACCAGTTATTCTGTGAAGGACTCCAGTCGCCATCTTCGACTGTGCTAATGCACACAGGGCAACCGCCGTTACCACggtgaccaccaggtggcagaGCTCGCTCCTACACACCAGATCACAGCCAGCAAACTACCAGAGATGAAGAACATGTAGGTGCG from Sparus aurata chromosome 2, fSpaAur1.1, whole genome shotgun sequence harbors:
- the nipsnap2 gene encoding protein NipSnap homolog 2, translating into MATGVLHRITGSLGRAKSTAQSAGQLVVLTRGLATSSSRNREDSWFKSLFVRKVDPRKDAHSNLLTKNEESNLYKIQFHNVKPECLDAYNKLCEDVLPSIHADKYYPCELVGTWNTWYGEQDQAVHLWRYRGGYPALTEVMNKLKQNQDFTAYRKERGKMLMSRRNQLLLEFSFWNEPVPREGPNIYELRSYQLRPGTMIEWGNYWARAIGYRQHNREAVGGFFSQIGDLYMVHHLWAYKDLQSREDTRNGAWQQEGWDEVVYYTVPLIQHMDSRIMIPTKASPLQ